Proteins from a single region of Urocitellus parryii isolate mUroPar1 chromosome 4, mUroPar1.hap1, whole genome shotgun sequence:
- the LOC144254469 gene encoding olfactory receptor 5B3-like, translating into MENRTEVTHFILLGLTRDPGLQLPLFVTFLLIYIITLAGNLGMILLILLDSRLHTPMYFFLGNLSLVDLCYSSAVTPTVMAGLLPGDEVISYGACVAQMFFFTGFATVENFLLASMAYDRYAAVCKPLHYTTIMTTRMYIGLIIGCYVCGFLSAIVCTGNTFILSFCKTNVVHHFFCDIPAVMALSCSDRQVNELIFIYVASFNIFVALLVILISYVLIFITILKMRSGAGHRKAISTCASHFTAISIFYGTIIFMYLQPRSNHSLDTAKITSVFYTLVIPMLNPMVYSLRNKEVKKAFTKIVLEGK; encoded by the coding sequence ATGGAGAACAGGACAGAAGTGACCCACTTCATCCTGCTGGGACTGACCAGGGACCCAGGTCTGCAGCTTCCCCTCTTTGTGACCTTCCTCCTCATCTACATCATCACTCTGGCTGGGAACCTGGGGATGATCCTGCTGATCCTCCTGGACTCCCGTCtccacactcccatgtactttttcctggGTAACCTGTCTCTGGTGGACTTGTGCTACTCTTCAGCTGTCACTCCCACAGTCATGGCTGGGCTTCTTCCTGGAGATGAAGTCATCTCCTATGGTGCTTGTGTTGCACAGATGTTCTTTTTTACAGGTTTTGCTACTGTGGAAAATTTCCTGTTGGCCTCAATGGCCTATGATCGCTATGCAGCAGTGTGCAAGCCCCTGCACTACACCACCATCATGACGACACGTATGTATATTGGGCTGATCATAGGCTGCTATGTCTGTGGCTTTTTGAGTGCCATAGTCTGCACGGGGAACACGttcattctctctttctgcaAAACCAATGTGGTCCATCATTTTTTCTGCGATATTCCAGCAGTTATGGCTCTCTCTTGCTCTGATAGACAGGTCaatgagttgatttttatttatgtagccagtttcaatatttttgttgcTCTCCTTGTTATCTTAATATCCTATGTGTTGATTTTTATCACCATCCTGAAGATGCGCTCAGGTGCGGGACACCGGAAGGCTATATCCACCTGTGCCTCCCACTTCACTGccatttctattttctatggTACCATTATCTTCATGTATTTGCAGCCCAGATCCAACCATTCACTGGATACTGCCAAAATCACATCTGTATTCTACACTCTGGTCATTCCAATGTTGAACCCTATGGTCTACAGCCTACGGAACAAAGAGGTAAAGAAGGCTTTCACAAAGATTGTCTTGGAGGGCAAATAG
- the LOC113195139 gene encoding olfactory receptor 5B3-like, whose amino-acid sequence MENRTEVTHFILLGLTKDPGLQLPLFVTFLLIYTITLVGNLGMILLILLDSRLHTPMYFFLGNLSLVDICYSSAVTPTVMAGLLPGDEVISYNACAAQMFFFSGFVTVENYLLSSMAYDRYAAVCKPLHYTTTMTTHVCVRLVLGCYVCGFLSASIYIGDTFSLSFCMFNVVHHFFCDIPAVMALSCSGRQVNELVLVFVASFVIFFGLIVILISYIFIFITILKMRSGAGHRKAMSTCASHFTAVSILYSTVIFMYLQPSSSHSMDSDKIVSVFYTMIIPMLNPVVYSLRNTEVKSAFSKIVLEAK is encoded by the coding sequence ATGGAGAACAGGACAGAAGTGACCCACTTCATCCTGCTGGGACTGACCAAGGACCCAGGTCTGCAGCTTCCCCTCTTTGTGACCTTCCTCCTCATCTACACCATCACTCTGGTTGGGAACCTGGGGATGATCCTGCTGATTCTCCTGGACTCCCGTCtccacactcccatgtactttttcctggGCAACCTGTCTCTGGTGGACATTTGCTACTCTTCGGCTGTCACTCCCACAGTCATGGCTGGGCTTCTTCCTGGAGACGAGGTCATCTCCTACAATGCTTGTGCTGCTCAGATGTTctttttttcaggttttgttACTGTGGAAAATTACCTCTTATCCTCAATGGCCTATGATCGCTATGCAGCAGTGTGCAAGCCCCTGCACTACACCACCACCATGACaacacatgtgtgtgtgcgtctAGTGTTAGGTTGCTATGTCTGTGGATTTTTGAGTGCCTCCATTTATATTGGGGACACATTCAGTCTTTCCTTCTGTATGTTCAATGTGGTCCATCATTTCTTCTGTGACATTCCAGCAGTCATGGCTCTCTCTTGTTCTGGTAGACAAGTGAATGAGCTGGTTCTTGTTTTTGTAGCcagttttgttatcttttttggTCTGATTGTTATCTTAATATCCTACATATTCATTTTCATCACTATCCTAAAGATGCGCTCAGGTGCAGGACACCGGAAGGCTATGTCCACCTGTGCCTCCCACTTCACCGCAGTCTCCATTTTGTACAGCACTGTTATCTTCATGTACTTACAGCCCAGCTCCAGTCATTCTATGGACAGTGACAAAattgtttctgtgttttataCTATGATCATCCCCATGCTCAACCCTGTGGTCTACAGTCTGAGGAATACGGAGGTCAAGAGTGCATTCTCAAAGATTGTTTTGGAGGCAAAATAA
- the LOC113195143 gene encoding olfactory receptor 5B3-like → MENRTEVTHFILLGLTRDPGLQLPLFVTFLLIYIITLAGNLGMILLILLDSRLHTPMYFFLGNLSLVDLCYSSAVTPTVMAGLLPGDEVISYGACVAQMFFFTGFATVENFLLASMAYDRYAAVCKPLHYTTTMTTSVCIGLIVGCYVCGFLSASVYTGNTFILSFCRSNVIHHFFCDIPAVMTLSCSDRQVNESILIYVASFNIFVALLVILISYVLIFITILKMRSGAGHRKAMSTCASHFTAISIFYGTIIFMYLQPRSSHSLDTAKITSVFYTLVIPMLNPMVYSLRNKEVKKAFTKIVLVGK, encoded by the coding sequence ATGGAGAACAGGACAGAAGTGACCCACTTCATCCTGCTGGGACTGACCAGGGACCCAGGTCTGCAGCTTCCCCTCTTTGTGACCTTCCTCCTCATCTACATCATCACTCTGGCTGGGAACCTGGGGATGATCCTGCTGATTCTCTTGGACTCCCGTCtccacactcccatgtactttttcctggGCAACCTGTCTCTGGTGGACTTGTGCTACTCTTCAGCTGTCACTCCCACAGTCATGGCTGGGCTCCTTCCTGGAGACGAGGTCATCTCCTATGGTGCTTGTGTTGCACAGATGTTCTTTTTTACAGGTTTTGCTACGGTGGAAAATTTCCTGCTGGCCTCAATGGCCTATGATCGCTATGCAGCAGTGTGCAAGCCCCTGCACTACACCACCACCATGACAACTAGTGTGTGTATTGGGCTGATTGTAGGCTGCTACGTCTGTGGATTTTTGAGTGCCTCAGTCTACACGGGGAACacattcattctctctttctgcagGTCCAATGTGATCCATCATTTTTTCTGCGATATTCCAGCAGTTATGACTCTCTCTTGCTCTGATAGACAGGTCAATGAGTCGATTCTTATTTATGTAGCCAGCTTCAATATTTTTGTTGCTCTCCTTGTTATCTTAATATCCTATGTATTGATTTTTATCACTATCCTGAAGATGCGCTCAGGTGCAGGACACCGGAAGGCTATGTCCACCTGTGCCTCCCACTTCACTGccatttctattttctatggTACCATTATCTTCATGTATTTACAGCCCAGATCCAGCCATTCACTGGATACTGCCAAAATCACATCTGTATTCTACACTCTGGTCATTCCAATGTTGAACCCTATGGTCTACAGCCTGCGGAACAAAGAGGTAAAGAAGGCTTTCACAAAGATTGTCTTGGTGggtaaataa